In a single window of the Papaver somniferum cultivar HN1 chromosome 8, ASM357369v1, whole genome shotgun sequence genome:
- the LOC113305360 gene encoding PKS-NRPS hybrid synthetase CHGG_01239-like encodes MACERFGVFKSVNRTIVCQNTVARRQRRKPRKTGTKKCNFPFRLRITCVDGKNWKLWVFQGQHNHSPYDTLIGHSFSGRLNPEEKDLCISLSVNGVKPALILSTMKSRHSKNVSTARTIYNVKSKFRIKAMEGRTKMQKLLQLLDVHHYVTSNKRETNSGRVLELFWSHPDGSKLAQCFPTVLLLDCTYKTNRWSMSLFHAVGVTPTSLSFTIAYCFMSAEKTENYIWALQQLRQLYSSSNLPSVIVTDDDQQLQNAVNLIFPEATRLLCTYHISCNVSSHFEKDIASSITEDLEDIKQDWETLWRFADHALYEINLAYFLKAWSMLYPTTVSYLRTQWLARKEQFVYALTNNILHLGNTTTNRAESEHAALKNFLRCSTGDFLKCWQDMDNQWVTRVINIRASLEKQNRCCTRI; translated from the coding sequence ATGGCGTGTGAAAGATTTGGGGTGTTTAAAAGTGTTAACAGAACTATTGTTTGCCAAAATACAGTAGCTCGACGTCAAAGAAGAAAACCGAGGAAGacgggaacaaagaaatgtaattTTCCTTTTCGGTTGAGGATCACATGTGTTGATGGAAAAAACTGGAAATTATGGGTTTTTCAGGGCCAACACAATCACTCCCCTTATGACACACTAATTGGCCATTCATTTTCGGGTAGGTTAAATCCTGAGGAAAAAGACTTGTGCATTTCTCTGTCAGTTAATGGAGTCAAACCGGCTCTAATTTTATCTACTATGAAAAGTCGCCATTCCAAGAATGTCTCAACTGCAAGGACAATATACAATGTCAAGTCCAAATTCAGGATAAAAGCAATGGAGGGGCGAACGAAGATGCAGAAATTATTGCAGTTATTAGACGTACACCATTATGTAACGTCGAACAAAAGAGAAACAAATTCAGGAAGAGTGTTAGAATTATTTTGGTCACACCCGGATGGTTCTAAGCTTGCTCAATGTTTTCCCACCGTGCTCCTACTAGATTGTACTTATAAAACGAATCGTTGGTCTATGTCGCTATTTCATGCTGTTGGTGTGACACCTACCTCTCTAAGTTTCACAATTGCGTACTGTTTTATGTCTGCAGAGAAGACCGAGAATTACATCTGGGCTCTACAACAATTAAGGCAGTTGTATTCATCTAGTAATCTTCCATCGGTAATAGTCACAGATGACGATCAACAACTACAGAATGCTGTAAATCTAATCTTTCCTGAAGCTACACGACTTTTATGTACTTACCACATCTCATGTAACGTGTCTTCCCATTTCGAGAAGGATATAGCCAGCAGCATAACGGAAGATCTTGAAGATATTAAACAAGATTGGGAAACTTTATGGAGGTTTGCAGACCATGCACTGTACGAGATTAATTTAGCTTACTTTCTCAAGGCTTGGAGCATGCTATATCCCACCACAGTAAGTTATTTGCGTACTCAATGGTTGGCTCGTAAAGAACAGTTTGTTTATGCATTGACAAATAATATTCTACACTTGGGTAATACAACTACAAACCGAGCTGAAAGCGAACATGCggcactaaagaattttctcCGGTGCTCAACTGgtgattttctcaaatgttggcAAGATATGGACAACCAATGGGTAACACGAGTCATCAACATTCGAGCTTCATTAGAAAAGCAAAACCGTTGCTGTACACGTATATAA